The DNA window GACGCCACCGCGGCGCCGCGCGAACTGCACGTCGTCGACGAGCTGCCGCGCCGCGGCATCGGCAAGCTCGACCGGCGGGCGCTGGTGCGGCGGTTCTCCCCCGGTCAATAGGCTTGTCGACCGTGAAGACTGCGCTGCGGGAGTTTGCCCGGGAGGCGGTGGCGGTTGCGGCCGGGGCGACCCTGGTGGTGGCCGCGTTCGTGCTGCCGCGCCTGCATCTGGGGGTCAAACCCCTGCTGGGGGTCGGGCCGGAGCGATTCGCCACGCACGCCGGGTCGGCGCCGATCTTCGGGGCGTGGGAGATCCACGCGAGCTGGGGCACCGGACCGGCCATTGCGCTCGCCGTGGCCGCGGTGGTGTGGGGACCGACTGTGGCGCAACGGCTTTCCTGGCGGGTGCTGACGCTGGGCACCTGGGCCGCCGCGTGCGCGTGGGCGTTCGCGCTGGCGATGATCGACGGCTGGCAGCGCGGCTTCGCCGGCCGGTTGACCACCCGCGACGAGTACCTGCACGAGGTGCCGGGCATCACCGACATCCCGGCCACGCTGCACACGTTCGCCGGCCGCATCCTCGACTTCCAGCCGCACTCCTGGACGACGCACGTCTCCGGCCATCCCCCGGGTGCGCTGCTGACGTTCGTGTGGCTGGACCGGATCGGCCTGCACGGCGGCGCCTGGGCCGGCTTGCTGTGCCTGCTGGTCGGCTCGAGCGCGGCGGCCGCGATGGTCGTCGCGATCCGCGCGCTGGCCGGCGAGCCGACCGCGCGGCGGGTCGCGCCGTTCGTGGCGGTGGCCCCGACGGCGATCTGGGTGGCGGTGTCGGCCGACGGCTATTTCGCCGGCGTCGCGGCCTGGGGCATCGGGCTGCTGGCCCTGGCGGTGCACGGGACGGTCCGGTTCCCCGCGGCGGCGGCCGCCGCCGCGGGCCTGCTGCTCGGCTGGGGGGTCTTCCTCAGTTACGGCCTGATGCTGATGGGGCTGCCGGCGCTGGCGGTGCTGGCGTCGGCGGCCGGCCGGCCGGCGGCACTGCGAGCCCTGGGCGCCGCCGCGGCGGCGGCGCTGGCGGTGGCGGCGGTGTTCGCCGTCGCCGGGTTCTCCTGGTTCGAGGGCTACACCCTTGTGCAGCAACGCTATTGGCAGGGCATCGCCAAGGATCGGCCGTTCGCCTACTGGTGGTGGGCCAACCTGGCGTGCGTGGTGTGCGCGATCGGGCTGGGCAGCGTGGCCGGGCTGACCCGGGTGTTCGACGTGGCCGCGATCCGGCGCCGCTGCGGGTTGCATCTGGTGTTGCTGGGGGCGCTGGCCGCCGTCGTCGCCGCGGACGCGACCACGCTGAGCAAGGCCGAGGTGGAACGGATCTGGCTGCCGTTCACCGTCTGGCTCACCGCCGCGCCCGCGCTGCTGCCGGTGCGGTCGCATCGCGTGTGGCTGGCGGTCAACGCCGCCGGCGCGCTGCTGGTGAACACCGTGATCGTCACGAACTGGTAGGCGCCGGATCCCGTCTCAGGGTGCGAGCCTGACCCAGCCCGGCGGCATGGGCGGCGACGGGTCCGCGGGAGCGCCGCCCTGGCCGCCGCCGCGGGTGCCGCCCGGCGCTGGGACGGTCGGCGGTGGCCGCTTCGGCGGGGGCGGTACCGCGATCGGCCGGGGCGCCGGTGCCAGGGTCGGCGCGTCCGGGGGTGGCGCCGGAATCTCCGGCGGGTTCGGGGCGAGGTCCCCGACCGGAAGCACCGGGGTGAGCAGCGAGACGGGATGCACGGCCGGACCGCGCGCCCGGGCGGCATAGGCCGTGATGGAGACGATCTTGCCGTGGTCGCCGGGGCAGTAGGCCTCGACCGACGCGGTGATGAACCGGGTGATCGTGGACATGACACGGCGGTCGGGGAAGCGGTGTCCGGCCGGGCCGGTGAGCGCGTGGTCCTTCATGTCGTCGATGACGGCGTTCACCGTCACGCCGCGGTCGAGCTTGCCGCAGATCTTGTGGGCCGTGGCGATCAGGCTCGGCACGCCCTCGAGTGCGGGAATCTGTTCTTGTTCGAGGAGAGCCAGAAACTGCGCGTCCTCGTTCGGGTCGGCCACCGCCACGCCGCCGCGTAGCCACGCGCCGCCGGTGAGCACCACGACGGCGGCGGCTAGGACGCCGGCGTGGCCGATGATGCTGGGGGACATCGGGGGTTCCGTTCTGCGGTGCCATCACAATGGGCTTCCCCGGCGCCCACCGCTGGAATGCCGCTACCTCGGTTAGAGCCCGGCCGCGCGGGTAGCCCGCGCGAAACGGGTGTCGGTTGTGCACGCCGCTCGCACTGCGGCGACATCACCGACGACGTCGAAGTCGGCCAGTTGTTCTACAACTGTAACGTCGATCCCGTTGGCGTGCAAGGCCTTCAGAGTGAGCTGTCCGGTGTCGGGGTGCGACATGGGGACGGTGCGCAGGCACTCGGCCATCGCCGGCGTCGCCACCCCGAGCGCCCACCAGCCGCCGTCGTGGGCGGGGCCGAGCACGGCCGGCGCACCGAGCAGTCGGTCGGCGCAACCGGCCAGCAACGCGGCGCTCACCTGCGGGGTGTCCATCCCGATCTGCAGCACCGGATACCCCTGCGCCGAATCGGCGTGGGCGTTGGCGAGCCGGTCGCCGAAGTCCTCGCCGCGCTGCGCGATCACGGTGAACGAATCCAGCCGCCGCCGGATCTCGGCGGCCCCCGCGGCGGAGTCCAGGTCGCCGGTGAGCGCGACCACCCGCGCGGCCACCGGCGTGGCGGCCACGGCGTCCAGCGTGTCCAGCAGCGCGGCGGCAGCGATGTCGGCGGCGACCCGTTCGC is part of the Mycobacterium sp. HUMS_12744610 genome and encodes:
- a CDS encoding DUF732 domain-containing protein, which codes for MSPSIIGHAGVLAAAVVVLTGGAWLRGGVAVADPNEDAQFLALLEQEQIPALEGVPSLIATAHKICGKLDRGVTVNAVIDDMKDHALTGPAGHRFPDRRVMSTITRFITASVEAYCPGDHGKIVSITAYAARARGPAVHPVSLLTPVLPVGDLAPNPPEIPAPPPDAPTLAPAPRPIAVPPPPKRPPPTVPAPGGTRGGGQGGAPADPSPPMPPGWVRLAP
- a CDS encoding TIGR04282 family arsenosugar biosynthesis glycosyltransferase; the encoded protein is MRPVTLLVVAKAPQPGLAKTRLAATVGERVAADIAAAALLDTLDAVAATPVAARVVALTGDLDSAAGAAEIRRRLDSFTVIAQRGEDFGDRLANAHADSAQGYPVLQIGMDTPQVSAALLAGCADRLLGAPAVLGPAHDGGWWALGVATPAMAECLRTVPMSHPDTGQLTLKALHANGIDVTVVEQLADFDVVGDVAAVRAACTTDTRFARATRAAGL